The segment TTAGATTCCCAGGTTGATCGGAATAATCCTAATCATATATCCTTGTAACCCTGATTAATCAGGGCTTAGAGGCAACCTCCTGAGGATTCCTCAGTAGGTGTTGTTAGCACATCTAGAATCGTATCATAAGTTATGCCCTATATTTTGCCTAATTATATTTCAGTTTTGCCGATAGCTTGTTATCTAGGTCTTGTTGCCGACGACGGATCAAGATCGCTAAATTAGGGTCAAATTTTGGAAAAATAACAATAAATAGGCCTCTGTCATAGGGTATAATAAAAGAAATTGATGGCTTAGCTGTGTGGGATTTTTAAGGACGTGGTGAGAATCTCCTCGTTAAAAATTGATGTTTCTCCTGCCTCAATTCTTAGGTAATAATGGCTGATGATCTCTGTAGGATACTTTTGATCGAAGATCGGTTAGACAATGTTCAGTTGTTACAGAGATTGCTATCGGAGGCGCAATACTGTTCTTTGGCTCAGGGCTTGACTTTTCCGGTTACTTGTGCTAACAATTTAGCCCAAGGATTGGATATTTTGGCAGAAACAGCTTTTGATGTGATCTTGCTAGATTTGAGTTTACCCGATAGTCAGGGAGTCAATGCTTTGATTAAACTTCGGGAAAAATGGCCAAATATTCCGATTATTGTGGAAACCCATCAAGAAAATGAAACCTTGATTGTAGAATGTTTTCAGTTGGGGGCTGATGGCTATTTGCAACTGCAAACTCTCGATACGAATTTGTTAGTGTATGAAATTCGTTTAGGGATTGAACGGCAACAATATCGCACTAAATTAGCTCAACAACAACAACGACTCCAACAAGCTAAGGAATTTGCGGACTTAGAATCTTTAGGGAATGTGAAAAATTCCCCCAGTATTACGGCAAGAATGTTTGGAGAAGATAGCTTAAGGGAGAGTTTGCCAGAGCTTTTTCAAGAATTTTGTAAAACCTATGGAGATTTGCTCGAACTTGCTTTAGAACAACGGGCGTTTAAAGTAGAGTATAATCTTTCGGAACAATTAAGGATGTTAGCTGATAAATTAGGGTTTGTGAAAGCGAGTCCGAGGGATGCCATTGAAATTCATACTAAAATTTTAAAAGAAAAAAATCAAGATGTTCCCCTAGCTAAAGCGCAGGCCTATATTTCTGAGGGACGGCTCATGATTTTAGAACTCATGGGATACTTAGCTTCCTTCTATCGGAAATACTACATCGGCTTAAGCAATATTCATTTATCGCCCCATCGAACACTACCTAAAGGTTATGAATAAGTTTGTTCTAAAATTATATATTACAGGAAACACCATTAACTCTCAACGAGCGATCGCTAATCTTTTACGCATCTGTCAGGAGGAACTTGATGATCACTATACCGTAGAGATTATTGATGTCTTAGAACAACCGCAAAAAGCAGAAGTCGAAAAAATCTTAGTGACCCCTACATTAATTAAAGAATTACCTCCTCCTTTACAGCGTATCATCGGAGATATGTCTAATACCCAAAAAGTCTTACTAGGCCTCGATTTACTGCACCAAGACTAGGGGAGAGGTAGGAGAGAGTGGGAGAGGGGGAGAGTGGGAGAGGGGGGGAGTGGGGAAATATTAACTTCTGACTTTTGACTTCTGACTTCTGACTTCTGTCTGTTCCCTGTTGCTTTTCTCAGGCATAATTCTCAGGCATAATAAAGACTGGGCAATTTTCCGTTAATCCATTCATATCCAACATTGACAATCATTGATGATCCAAGAAAACGAACAAGACTATACTGAATCGATTGAAAAGTTAGAGACAGCTATTCCAGGGTTTGACTTTTTATCCGTTGGTGGACTACCCAAGGGAAGAGCAACCTTAGTCGCGGGAACGGCCGGAAGTTCCAAGACGGTTTTTGCTTGTCAGTTTCTCGCTGAAGGAATTAAACGCGGAGAAAATGGGGTCTTTGTGACCTTTGAGGAACCCCCAAAAGCCCTACGCAAGAACATGAGGGGGTTTGGTTGGAATATTGCCCAATGGGAAGCCGACCGCAAATGGGCGTTTGTGGATGCCTCTCCCCAACCAGGAGACAGTCCGATAGTCACAGGAGAATACGACTTAGGGGCGTTAATTGCTCGCATTGAGTTTGCTATCCGTAAATACAAGGCGCAACGGGTTTCTCTCGATTCTTTGGGGGCGATTTTTAGCCATTTAGCTGATAGTACCCAAGTTCGTAATGATTTGTTCCGACTGGCTTCAGCCTTACGAGAATTGGAAGTTACCGCTATTATGACGGCGGAACGGACGGAGGAATATGGGGAAATTAGTCGCTATGGGGTGGAGGAATTTGTTGCGGATAACGTGGTGATTTTGCGTAACGTCCTAGCTGATGAAAAGCGTCGTAGAACCATTGAAATTCTCAAATATCGCGGAACAGACCATCAAAAGGGCGAATATCCCTTTACGATTATTCCGAGGCGGGGAGTCGTTATTTTGCCACTTTCAGCCATTGAACTTGAACAAAAATCCTCGAATATTCGCATTACCTCCGGAAGTGACGAATTAGACCGAATGTGTGGCGGCGGTTTCTTCCGTGATTCAATTATTTTGGTTTCGGGGGCAACAGGAACGGGTAAAACCCTGATGGTGACAGAATTTATGGCCGGAGGAGTCCTTAATAATGAACGGTGTTTGGTCTTTGCTTTTGAAGAAAGTCGGGAACAATTGTTCCGAAATGCCACAGGTTGGGGAGTTGATTTCGAGAAGATGGAACTCGAAGGTAAGCTGAAGGTGGTCTGTCGTTATCCTGAAACGGCAGGGTTAGAAAATCACCTGATTATGATGAAGGAAATTATCGAAGAGTTTAAACCTAATCGTGTGGCTGTTGATAGTCTTTCGGCTTTAGAAAGGGTTTCAAGTTTGAAAGGATTTCGAGAATTTATTATTGGTTTAACGTCCTTTATTAAACAACAGGAAATCGGGGGACTATTTACGTCTACAACGCCGACTTTATTAGGCGGTTCTTCCATTACGGAAGCTCATATTTCTACCATTACAGATTCGATTATTTTACTACGGTATGTGGAAATGTATGGGGAAATGCGACGAGGTATTACGGTGTTAAAAATGCGGGGTTCTATGCACGATAAAGATATTCGGGAATTTTCTATTGATCATAAGGGAATGCACATTGGTAAACCTTTCCGTAATGTAACAGGAATTTTGGCTGGAACTCCAGTTTATACGGCACAAAGTGAGGTTGACCGTTTAAGTAGTATGTTTGAAGAATAACAGATTAAGCTGTCACGCTGTTAAATGGTTAGTTGAGAACAGGCAGGACTATAGAACTGTCTCTATTGTACTTCTTGCTTAGAGTTTTTAC is part of the Rippkaea orientalis PCC 8801 genome and harbors:
- a CDS encoding response regulator translates to MADDLCRILLIEDRLDNVQLLQRLLSEAQYCSLAQGLTFPVTCANNLAQGLDILAETAFDVILLDLSLPDSQGVNALIKLREKWPNIPIIVETHQENETLIVECFQLGADGYLQLQTLDTNLLVYEIRLGIERQQYRTKLAQQQQRLQQAKEFADLESLGNVKNSPSITARMFGEDSLRESLPELFQEFCKTYGDLLELALEQRAFKVEYNLSEQLRMLADKLGFVKASPRDAIEIHTKILKEKNQDVPLAKAQAYISEGRLMILELMGYLASFYRKYYIGLSNIHLSPHRTLPKGYE
- a CDS encoding circadian clock KaiB family protein, whose product is MNKFVLKLYITGNTINSQRAIANLLRICQEELDDHYTVEIIDVLEQPQKAEVEKILVTPTLIKELPPPLQRIIGDMSNTQKVLLGLDLLHQD
- the kaiC gene encoding circadian clock protein KaiC, producing the protein MIQENEQDYTESIEKLETAIPGFDFLSVGGLPKGRATLVAGTAGSSKTVFACQFLAEGIKRGENGVFVTFEEPPKALRKNMRGFGWNIAQWEADRKWAFVDASPQPGDSPIVTGEYDLGALIARIEFAIRKYKAQRVSLDSLGAIFSHLADSTQVRNDLFRLASALRELEVTAIMTAERTEEYGEISRYGVEEFVADNVVILRNVLADEKRRRTIEILKYRGTDHQKGEYPFTIIPRRGVVILPLSAIELEQKSSNIRITSGSDELDRMCGGGFFRDSIILVSGATGTGKTLMVTEFMAGGVLNNERCLVFAFEESREQLFRNATGWGVDFEKMELEGKLKVVCRYPETAGLENHLIMMKEIIEEFKPNRVAVDSLSALERVSSLKGFREFIIGLTSFIKQQEIGGLFTSTTPTLLGGSSITEAHISTITDSIILLRYVEMYGEMRRGITVLKMRGSMHDKDIREFSIDHKGMHIGKPFRNVTGILAGTPVYTAQSEVDRLSSMFEE